One window from the genome of Esox lucius isolate fEsoLuc1 chromosome 23, fEsoLuc1.pri, whole genome shotgun sequence encodes:
- the LOC105020488 gene encoding uncharacterized protein KIAA1958 homolog isoform X8, translating to MGKAIQHMMEDCLHTSSENLSKLVRWAHSHGTICALIPNLQHLLTEGSHGNLTAMWGCSAGHAYHWPLPATCKTGIKERGTCYQDSRSIHSDSLSLQGGASAHQSSPGGERFLTRTSKAKGGDSSQTRDSCDFSNCSDDNTEADDNTEEYNSNLFDIVCESSATDEDGDVDYEPHHRPRKRATQGGMPGPQRPGSEDRAQGDKPVKRIKQETAEDYYTVANAQLAAAAGTNSGLTSHSSQSPKPNNPQPRMPQPGLPPKPTQLDADSLGGGVGGVASSLLGLGRSSPHIPMLAKPLRGSVSGSVLKPSAMNSGSPRHQDSSSGSTQGLSTLTGAAGEMIEGLTSEDLLKPGGTEGPFGDLTPSSPIGMNSDLDLMAAHDLGADTKEEATVLTDLAERERLEEAEAAIRLEQNEKTIRSTQTALRNFRDFLVSKYPTECREIYYLPCSTLDSYLASFFRDARQKDGSEYEPNSLANYQCGLERYLKEQRYSYSITKDKEFRLSQEALKQKQLELKFKGKGNKPHKSMKLTFSDELILRKRGLLSRFNPEGLLNLVWLNNTKAFGHCTGFHGSSLKWGDVHLLTTANGLECLEWTYQDFSDITAKNRRPVTECRIYAMPHSPQTCPVQDYKVIIE from the exons ATG GGGAAAGCGATCCAACACATGATGGAAGACTGCTTGCATACCTCTTCAGAGAATCTATCTAAGTTGGTCCGTTGGGCCCACAGTCACGGCACCATCTGTGCACTCATCCCCAACCTACAACACCTGCTCACAGAAGGTTCCCATGGGAACCTAACTGCCATGTGGGGTTGCAGTGCGGGACACGCCTATCATTGGCCCCTGCCGGCTACCTGCAAGACTGGCATTAAG GAGCGGGGGACATGCTATCAGGACAGCCGCAGCATCCACTCGGACAGCCTCAGTCTGCAGGGAGGTGCCTCAGCCCACCAGAGCAGCCCAGGAGGAGAGCGGTTCCTGACCAGGACCTCCAAGGCCAAAGGGGGCGACAGCAGCCAGACGCGGGACTCCTGCGATTTCTCCAACTGCAGCGACGACAACACTGAGGCGGATGATAACACGGAAGAGTACAACAGCAACCTGTTCGATATCGTCTGCGAGTCCTCGGCCACGGATGAGGACGGTGACGTGGACTATGAACCCCACCACAGACCCAGAAAGAGGGCTACTCAGGGGGGCATGCCCGGCCCTCAGAGGCCAGGGTCTGAGGACAGGGCACAGGGAGACAAGCCTGTAAAGAGGATCAAGCAAGAGACTGCTGAGGACTACTACACTGTGGCTAATGCCCAGCTAGCGGCAGCAGCCGGTACTAACTCTGGCCTGACGTCACACTCCTCCCAGTCCCCCAAGCCCAATAACCCTCAGCCTCGCATGCCCCAGCCTGGCCTACCACCCAAACCCACCCAGCTAGATGCTGACTCTTTGGGCGGTGGCGTCGGTGGTGTGGCTTCATCCCTGCTGGGACTTGGGCGTTCCTCCCCCCATATACCCATGTTAGCCAAACCGCTACGAGGCTCAGTCTCTGGTTCAGTTCTCAAGCCTTCTGCAATGAACTCTGGTTCTCCTAGACACCAGGACTCGTCCTCTGGGTCGACCCAGGGCCTGAGCACTCTCACTGGGGCAGCTGGGGAGATGATTGAGGGTCTGACCTCAGAGGATTTGCTGAAGCCTGGAGGAACTGAGGGGCCTTTTGGGGACTTGactccctcctcccccattGGGATGAACTCTGACCTAGACCTGATGGCAGCTCATGACCTGGGAGCGGACACTAAAGAAGAGGCTACAG TTTTGACAGACCtggcggagagagagagactggaggagGCTGAAGCAGCGATCCGGTTGGAGCAGAACGAGAAGACCATCCGTAGCACTCAGACAGCGCTCCGCAACTTCAGAGACTTCCTTGTCTCCAAGTATCCAACTGAGTGCCGGGAAATCTACTATCTCCCCTGCAG CACGCTGGACTCCTACCTGGCCTCGTTCTTCCGTGATGCAAGGCAGAAGGACGGATCAGAGTATGAGCCCAACAGCCTGGCCAACTACCAGTGTGGCCTGGAGCGTTATTTGAAGGAGCAGCGCTACAG CTACAGCATCACCAAGGACAAAGAGTTCCGCCTCTCCCAGGAGGCCCTGAAACAGAAACAACTGGAGCTGAAGTTTAAGGGTAAAGGCAACAAGCCTCACAAGTCCATGAAGCTGACCTTCTCAGATGAACTGATCCTGAGGAAAAGAGGTCTGCTGAGCCGCTTCAACCCAGAGGGCCTGCTCAACCTGGTGTGGCTCAACAACACCAAGGCGTTTGGACACTGCACAG GCTTTCACGGCTCCTCGCTGAAATGGGGTGATGTGCATCTCCTCACCACGGCGAACGGACTGGAGTGTCTCGAGTGGACTTATCAGGACTTCTCCGACATCACTGCAAAAAATCGTCGGCCGGTGACGGAATGTCGGATTTACGCTATGCCTCACTCCCCCCAGACCTGCCCTGTCCAGGACTACAAGGTCATTATAGAat GA
- the LOC105020488 gene encoding uncharacterized protein LOC105020488 isoform X9, with translation MGKAIQHMMEDCLHTSSENLSKLVRWAHSHGTICALIPNLQHLLTEGSHGNLTAMWGCSAGHAYHWPLPATCKTGIKERGTCYQDSRSIHSDSLSLQGGASAHQSSPGGERFLTRTSKAKGGDSSQTRDSCDFSNCSDDNTEADDNTEEYNSNLFDIVCESSATDEDGDVDYEPHHRPRKRATQGGMPGPQRPGSEDRAQGDKPVKRIKQETAEDYYTVANAQLAAAAGTNSGLTSHSSQSPKPNNPQPRMPQPGLPPKPTQLDADSLGGGVGGVASSLLGLGRSSPHIPMLAKPLRGSVSGSVLKPSAMNSGSPRHQDSSSGSTQGLSTLTGAAGEMIEGLTSEDLLKPGGTEGPFGDLTPSSPIGMNSDLDLMAAHDLGADTKEEATVGPGLCEIERLRALLSVERSRSQQLGETVSSLKQDKELLQQELTKKAELICDFLQDQLRPEKRRGHSSSQLEVVPGSSSHMGLGFSDEGATFENPALFDSFEEVELHPMDRHRVMKSSKRSRDGENTRVRMKNVVGVIARYMAALQEFRRSVSMKVAFDRVGVDRNTISRTAAIAELSLAAPEVFHALPPWDEKEETLAHYAHRCRQAMDDTIRAKIKTMKAKGDLLPIVSK, from the exons ATG GGGAAAGCGATCCAACACATGATGGAAGACTGCTTGCATACCTCTTCAGAGAATCTATCTAAGTTGGTCCGTTGGGCCCACAGTCACGGCACCATCTGTGCACTCATCCCCAACCTACAACACCTGCTCACAGAAGGTTCCCATGGGAACCTAACTGCCATGTGGGGTTGCAGTGCGGGACACGCCTATCATTGGCCCCTGCCGGCTACCTGCAAGACTGGCATTAAG GAGCGGGGGACATGCTATCAGGACAGCCGCAGCATCCACTCGGACAGCCTCAGTCTGCAGGGAGGTGCCTCAGCCCACCAGAGCAGCCCAGGAGGAGAGCGGTTCCTGACCAGGACCTCCAAGGCCAAAGGGGGCGACAGCAGCCAGACGCGGGACTCCTGCGATTTCTCCAACTGCAGCGACGACAACACTGAGGCGGATGATAACACGGAAGAGTACAACAGCAACCTGTTCGATATCGTCTGCGAGTCCTCGGCCACGGATGAGGACGGTGACGTGGACTATGAACCCCACCACAGACCCAGAAAGAGGGCTACTCAGGGGGGCATGCCCGGCCCTCAGAGGCCAGGGTCTGAGGACAGGGCACAGGGAGACAAGCCTGTAAAGAGGATCAAGCAAGAGACTGCTGAGGACTACTACACTGTGGCTAATGCCCAGCTAGCGGCAGCAGCCGGTACTAACTCTGGCCTGACGTCACACTCCTCCCAGTCCCCCAAGCCCAATAACCCTCAGCCTCGCATGCCCCAGCCTGGCCTACCACCCAAACCCACCCAGCTAGATGCTGACTCTTTGGGCGGTGGCGTCGGTGGTGTGGCTTCATCCCTGCTGGGACTTGGGCGTTCCTCCCCCCATATACCCATGTTAGCCAAACCGCTACGAGGCTCAGTCTCTGGTTCAGTTCTCAAGCCTTCTGCAATGAACTCTGGTTCTCCTAGACACCAGGACTCGTCCTCTGGGTCGACCCAGGGCCTGAGCACTCTCACTGGGGCAGCTGGGGAGATGATTGAGGGTCTGACCTCAGAGGATTTGCTGAAGCCTGGAGGAACTGAGGGGCCTTTTGGGGACTTGactccctcctcccccattGGGATGAACTCTGACCTAGACCTGATGGCAGCTCATGACCTGGGAGCGGACACTAAAGAAGAGGCTACAG TGGGTCCGGGGCTCTGTGAGATAGAGCGCCTGCGGGCGTTGCTGAGTGTTGAACGGAGCCGCAGTCAGCAGTTGGGTGAGACTGTCAGCagtctgaaacaggacaaggaACTGCTCCAACAGGAACTCACCAAGAAGGCAGAACTGATCTGTGACTTCCTGCAAGACCAGCTACGACCAG AGAAGAGGCGTGGTCATTCGTCCAGCCAGTTGGAGGTGGTGCCAGGCAGCTCCTCCCACATGGGCCTGGGTTTCTCTGACGAGGGTGCGACCTTCGAGAACCCCGCCCTTTTTGACAGCTTTGAGGAGGTGGAGCTTCATCCAATGGATCGCCACAGGGTGATGAAGAGCTCCAAGAGAAGTCGAGACGGAGAGAACACACGAGTCAGGA TGAAGAACGTGGTGGGAGTCATAGCCAGATACATGGCAGCTCTTCAGGAGTTCCGGCGCAGCGTATCCATGAAG GTGGCGTTCGACCGAGTCGGTGTGGATAGGAACACCATCTCCCGGACGGCTGCCATCGCCGAGCTGAGCCTGGCTGCACCTGAGGTGTTCCACGCTCTCCCGCCCTGGGACGAGAAGGAGGAGACGCTGGCACACTACGCCCACCGCTGTCGACAGGCAATGGACGACACCATCAGGGCCAAGATCAAAACCATGAAAGCCAAGGGAGACCTACTTCCCATCGTCAGCAAATAA
- the LOC105020488 gene encoding uncharacterized protein LOC105020488 isoform X7, with protein MGKAIQHMMEDCLHTSSENLSKLVRWAHSHGTICALIPNLQHLLTEGSHGNLTAMWGCSAGHAYHWPLPATCKTGIKERGTCYQDSRSIHSDSLSLQGGASAHQSSPGGERFLTRTSKAKGGDSSQTRDSCDFSNCSDDNTEADDNTEEYNSNLFDIVCESSATDEDGDVDYEPHHRPRKRATQGGMPGPQRPGSEDRAQGDKPVKRIKQETAEDYYTVANAQLAAAAGTNSGLTSHSSQSPKPNNPQPRMPQPGLPPKPTQLDADSLGGGVGGVASSLLGLGRSSPHIPMLAKPLRGSVSGSVLKPSAMNSGSPRHQDSSSGSTQGLSTLTGAAGEMIEGLTSEDLLKPGGTEGPFGDLTPSSPIGMNSDLDLMAAHDLGADTKEEATDVFWPTSSTQCLGSEPTEEKRKIEEFVASIDLGQLRSLQSVLHQVLSFRIKTERGEERTGEERTGEARRGVTEERREERRGEVHGARPPRPGYHPPTQPSWQPNLPETHPLSLQQPNPHHPRTQPHPHHPETHPLSLQQPHPHHPRTQPHPHHPETHPLSLQQPHPHHQRTQPHPHHQRTQPHPHHPETQPHPQLFQLQSQQTLNPQPEAARWRGRHREQQHGQQELYPGSGVLLSSLQLAAMFQEARGNCMRLFHLLFEHFFTEEDLIGAVAFGRRGKVPDGKKVLDRRTVDAIIAYVLHCSALDGWTSVESSKLKKACINKCRLRMCQRRKMAENHYYMS; from the exons ATG GGGAAAGCGATCCAACACATGATGGAAGACTGCTTGCATACCTCTTCAGAGAATCTATCTAAGTTGGTCCGTTGGGCCCACAGTCACGGCACCATCTGTGCACTCATCCCCAACCTACAACACCTGCTCACAGAAGGTTCCCATGGGAACCTAACTGCCATGTGGGGTTGCAGTGCGGGACACGCCTATCATTGGCCCCTGCCGGCTACCTGCAAGACTGGCATTAAG GAGCGGGGGACATGCTATCAGGACAGCCGCAGCATCCACTCGGACAGCCTCAGTCTGCAGGGAGGTGCCTCAGCCCACCAGAGCAGCCCAGGAGGAGAGCGGTTCCTGACCAGGACCTCCAAGGCCAAAGGGGGCGACAGCAGCCAGACGCGGGACTCCTGCGATTTCTCCAACTGCAGCGACGACAACACTGAGGCGGATGATAACACGGAAGAGTACAACAGCAACCTGTTCGATATCGTCTGCGAGTCCTCGGCCACGGATGAGGACGGTGACGTGGACTATGAACCCCACCACAGACCCAGAAAGAGGGCTACTCAGGGGGGCATGCCCGGCCCTCAGAGGCCAGGGTCTGAGGACAGGGCACAGGGAGACAAGCCTGTAAAGAGGATCAAGCAAGAGACTGCTGAGGACTACTACACTGTGGCTAATGCCCAGCTAGCGGCAGCAGCCGGTACTAACTCTGGCCTGACGTCACACTCCTCCCAGTCCCCCAAGCCCAATAACCCTCAGCCTCGCATGCCCCAGCCTGGCCTACCACCCAAACCCACCCAGCTAGATGCTGACTCTTTGGGCGGTGGCGTCGGTGGTGTGGCTTCATCCCTGCTGGGACTTGGGCGTTCCTCCCCCCATATACCCATGTTAGCCAAACCGCTACGAGGCTCAGTCTCTGGTTCAGTTCTCAAGCCTTCTGCAATGAACTCTGGTTCTCCTAGACACCAGGACTCGTCCTCTGGGTCGACCCAGGGCCTGAGCACTCTCACTGGGGCAGCTGGGGAGATGATTGAGGGTCTGACCTCAGAGGATTTGCTGAAGCCTGGAGGAACTGAGGGGCCTTTTGGGGACTTGactccctcctcccccattGGGATGAACTCTGACCTAGACCTGATGGCAGCTCATGACCTGGGAGCGGACACTAAAGAAGAGGCTACAG ATGTGTTCTGGCCCACCTCTTCAACTCAGTGCCTGGGCAGCGAACCaacagaggagaagaggaaaatTGAAGAGTTTGTGGCTAGTATCG ATCTGGGCCAGCTCCGGAGTCTCCAGTCAGTTCTACACCAGGTTCTCTCCTTCCGtataaaaacagagagaggggaggagaggacaggggaggagaggacaggggaggCAAGAAGAGGGGttacagaggagagaagggaggagaggagaggggaggtccATGGGGCTAGACCTCCCAGACCAGGTTATCACCCTCCAACCCAACCTTCATGGCAACCCAACCTCCCCGAGACCCACCCCTTGTCCCTACAGCAGCCTAATCCCCATCACCCAAGGACTCAGCCTCATCCCCATCACCCTGAGACTCACCCCTTGTCCCTACAGCAGCCTCATCCCCATCACCCGAGGACCCAGCCTCATCCCCATCACCCTGAGACCCACCCCTTGTCCCTACAGCAGCCTCACCCCCATCACCAGAGGACCCAGCCTCATCCCCATCACCAGAGGACCCAGCCTCATCCCCATCACCCTGAGACCCAGCCTCATCCACAGCTGTTCCAGCTCCAGTCCCAGCAGACACTCAACCCCCAGCCTGAGGCTGCGCGGTGGCGTGGCCGGCATAGGGAGCAACAGCATGGTCAGCAGGAGCTCTACCCCGGGTCAGGggtcctcctgtcctccctgcAGCTGGCCGCTATGTTCCAGGAGGCCAGGGGGAACTGTATGAGGCTCTTCCATCTCCTGTTCGAACACTTCTTTACAGAGGAGGACCTCATTGGCGCGGTGGCCTTTGGCAGGAGGGGGAAGGTACCCGACGGCAAGAAGGTTCTGGACCGCAGGACGGTGGATGCAATCATAG CTTACGTGCTTCACTGCTCGGCCCTGGACGGATGGACGTCGGTGGAGTCGTCTAAACTGAAGAAAGCATGCATCAATAAGTGCAGGTTGAGGATGTGTCAAAGGAGGAAG ATGGCAGAGAATCATTATTATATGTCCTGA
- the LOC105020488 gene encoding uncharacterized protein KIAA1958 homolog isoform X4 has protein sequence MGKAIQHMMEDCLHTSSENLSKLVRWAHSHGTICALIPNLQHLLTEGSHGNLTAMWGCSAGHAYHWPLPATCKTGIKERGTCYQDSRSIHSDSLSLQGGASAHQSSPGGERFLTRTSKAKGGDSSQTRDSCDFSNCSDDNTEADDNTEEYNSNLFDIVCESSATDEDGDVDYEPHHRPRKRATQGGMPGPQRPGSEDRAQGDKPVKRIKQETAEDYYTVANAQLAAAAGTNSGLTSHSSQSPKPNNPQPRMPQPGLPPKPTQLDADSLGGGVGGVASSLLGLGRSSPHIPMLAKPLRGSVSGSVLKPSAMNSGSPRHQDSSSGSTQGLSTLTGAAGEMIEGLTSEDLLKPGGTEGPFGDLTPSSPIGMNSDLDLMAAHDLGADTKEEATVLTDLAERERLEEAEAAIRLEQNEKTIRSTQTALRNFRDFLVSKYPTECREIYYLPCSTLDSYLASFFRDARQKDGSEYEPNSLANYQCGLERYLKEQRYSYSITKDKEFRLSQEALKQKQLELKFKGKGNKPHKSMKLTFSDELILRKRGLLSRFNPEGLLNLVWLNNTKAFGHCTGFHGSSLKWGDVHLLTTANGLECLEWTYQDFSDITAKNRRPVTECRIYAMPHSPQTCPVQDYKEYAQRRPQAMLYDDAPFYLSIKPVVNLAALYWYNCQALGKNKLAKMVKTMCEKGNIPGRKTNFSVYQSCSSLSEAQSNQLVLICNNLSQQASQSLGGSHSATNFLITGSFDSSDTM, from the exons ATG GGGAAAGCGATCCAACACATGATGGAAGACTGCTTGCATACCTCTTCAGAGAATCTATCTAAGTTGGTCCGTTGGGCCCACAGTCACGGCACCATCTGTGCACTCATCCCCAACCTACAACACCTGCTCACAGAAGGTTCCCATGGGAACCTAACTGCCATGTGGGGTTGCAGTGCGGGACACGCCTATCATTGGCCCCTGCCGGCTACCTGCAAGACTGGCATTAAG GAGCGGGGGACATGCTATCAGGACAGCCGCAGCATCCACTCGGACAGCCTCAGTCTGCAGGGAGGTGCCTCAGCCCACCAGAGCAGCCCAGGAGGAGAGCGGTTCCTGACCAGGACCTCCAAGGCCAAAGGGGGCGACAGCAGCCAGACGCGGGACTCCTGCGATTTCTCCAACTGCAGCGACGACAACACTGAGGCGGATGATAACACGGAAGAGTACAACAGCAACCTGTTCGATATCGTCTGCGAGTCCTCGGCCACGGATGAGGACGGTGACGTGGACTATGAACCCCACCACAGACCCAGAAAGAGGGCTACTCAGGGGGGCATGCCCGGCCCTCAGAGGCCAGGGTCTGAGGACAGGGCACAGGGAGACAAGCCTGTAAAGAGGATCAAGCAAGAGACTGCTGAGGACTACTACACTGTGGCTAATGCCCAGCTAGCGGCAGCAGCCGGTACTAACTCTGGCCTGACGTCACACTCCTCCCAGTCCCCCAAGCCCAATAACCCTCAGCCTCGCATGCCCCAGCCTGGCCTACCACCCAAACCCACCCAGCTAGATGCTGACTCTTTGGGCGGTGGCGTCGGTGGTGTGGCTTCATCCCTGCTGGGACTTGGGCGTTCCTCCCCCCATATACCCATGTTAGCCAAACCGCTACGAGGCTCAGTCTCTGGTTCAGTTCTCAAGCCTTCTGCAATGAACTCTGGTTCTCCTAGACACCAGGACTCGTCCTCTGGGTCGACCCAGGGCCTGAGCACTCTCACTGGGGCAGCTGGGGAGATGATTGAGGGTCTGACCTCAGAGGATTTGCTGAAGCCTGGAGGAACTGAGGGGCCTTTTGGGGACTTGactccctcctcccccattGGGATGAACTCTGACCTAGACCTGATGGCAGCTCATGACCTGGGAGCGGACACTAAAGAAGAGGCTACAG TTTTGACAGACCtggcggagagagagagactggaggagGCTGAAGCAGCGATCCGGTTGGAGCAGAACGAGAAGACCATCCGTAGCACTCAGACAGCGCTCCGCAACTTCAGAGACTTCCTTGTCTCCAAGTATCCAACTGAGTGCCGGGAAATCTACTATCTCCCCTGCAG CACGCTGGACTCCTACCTGGCCTCGTTCTTCCGTGATGCAAGGCAGAAGGACGGATCAGAGTATGAGCCCAACAGCCTGGCCAACTACCAGTGTGGCCTGGAGCGTTATTTGAAGGAGCAGCGCTACAG CTACAGCATCACCAAGGACAAAGAGTTCCGCCTCTCCCAGGAGGCCCTGAAACAGAAACAACTGGAGCTGAAGTTTAAGGGTAAAGGCAACAAGCCTCACAAGTCCATGAAGCTGACCTTCTCAGATGAACTGATCCTGAGGAAAAGAGGTCTGCTGAGCCGCTTCAACCCAGAGGGCCTGCTCAACCTGGTGTGGCTCAACAACACCAAGGCGTTTGGACACTGCACAG GCTTTCACGGCTCCTCGCTGAAATGGGGTGATGTGCATCTCCTCACCACGGCGAACGGACTGGAGTGTCTCGAGTGGACTTATCAGGACTTCTCCGACATCACTGCAAAAAATCGTCGGCCGGTGACGGAATGTCGGATTTACGCTATGCCTCACTCCCCCCAGACCTGCCCTGTCCAGGACTACAAG GAGTATGCCCAGCGCAGACCACAGGCCATGCTGTACGACGACGCCCCATTCTACCTGTCCATTAAACCCGTGGTGAACCTGGCTGCACTGTACTGGTACAACTGCCAGGCCCTGGGCAAGAACAAGCTGGCCAAGATGGTGAAAACCATGTGTGAGAAGGGCAACATCCCCGGGAGGAAGACCAACTTCAGTGTGTATCAGAGCTGCAGCAGCCTGTCGGAGGCCCAGAGCAACCAGTTGGTGCTGATCTGTAACAACCTCAGCCAGCAGGCCAGTCAGTCCCTGGGTGGGTCGCACTCTGCCACTAACTTCCTCATCACTGGTTCCTTTGACTCCTCAGACACCATGTGA
- the LOC105020488 gene encoding uncharacterized protein LOC105020488 isoform X6 → MGKAIQHMMEDCLHTSSENLSKLVRWAHSHGTICALIPNLQHLLTEGSHGNLTAMWGCSAGHAYHWPLPATCKTGIKERGTCYQDSRSIHSDSLSLQGGASAHQSSPGGERFLTRTSKAKGGDSSQTRDSCDFSNCSDDNTEADDNTEEYNSNLFDIVCESSATDEDGDVDYEPHHRPRKRATQGGMPGPQRPGSEDRAQGDKPVKRIKQETAEDYYTVANAQLAAAAGTNSGLTSHSSQSPKPNNPQPRMPQPGLPPKPTQLDADSLGGGVGGVASSLLGLGRSSPHIPMLAKPLRGSVSGSVLKPSAMNSGSPRHQDSSSGSTQGLSTLTGAAGEMIEGLTSEDLLKPGGTEGPFGDLTPSSPIGMNSDLDLMAAHDLGADTKEEATDVFWPTSSTQCLGSEPTEEKRKIEEFVASIDLGQLRSLQSVLHQVLSFRIKTERGEERTGEERTGEARRGVTEERREERRGEVHGARPPRPGYHPPTQPSWQPNLPETHPLSLQQPNPHHPRTQPHPHHPETHPLSLQQPHPHHPRTQPHPHHPETHPLSLQQPHPHHQRTQPHPHHQRTQPHPHHPETQPHPQLFQLQSQQTLNPQPEAARWRGRHREQQHGQQELYPGSGVLLSSLQLAAMFQEARGNCMRLFHLLFEHFFTEEDLIGAVAFGRRGKVPDGKKVLDRRTVDAIIAYVLHCSALDGWTSVESSKLKKACINKCRLRMCQRRKMAENHYYMS, encoded by the exons ATG GGGAAAGCGATCCAACACATGATGGAAGACTGCTTGCATACCTCTTCAGAGAATCTATCTAAGTTGGTCCGTTGGGCCCACAGTCACGGCACCATCTGTGCACTCATCCCCAACCTACAACACCTGCTCACAGAAGGTTCCCATGGGAACCTAACTGCCATGTGGGGTTGCAGTGCGGGACACGCCTATCATTGGCCCCTGCCGGCTACCTGCAAGACTGGCATTAAG GAGCGGGGGACATGCTATCAGGACAGCCGCAGCATCCACTCGGACAGCCTCAGTCTGCAGGGAGGTGCCTCAGCCCACCAGAGCAGCCCAGGAGGAGAGCGGTTCCTGACCAGGACCTCCAAGGCCAAAGGGGGCGACAGCAGCCAGACGCGGGACTCCTGCGATTTCTCCAACTGCAGCGACGACAACACTGAGGCGGATGATAACACGGAAGAGTACAACAGCAACCTGTTCGATATCGTCTGCGAGTCCTCGGCCACGGATGAGGACGGTGACGTGGACTATGAACCCCACCACAGACCCAGAAAGAGGGCTACTCAGGGGGGCATGCCCGGCCCTCAGAGGCCAGGGTCTGAGGACAGGGCACAGGGAGACAAGCCTGTAAAGAGGATCAAGCAAGAGACTGCTGAGGACTACTACACTGTGGCTAATGCCCAGCTAGCGGCAGCAGCCGGTACTAACTCTGGCCTGACGTCACACTCCTCCCAGTCCCCCAAGCCCAATAACCCTCAGCCTCGCATGCCCCAGCCTGGCCTACCACCCAAACCCACCCAGCTAGATGCTGACTCTTTGGGCGGTGGCGTCGGTGGTGTGGCTTCATCCCTGCTGGGACTTGGGCGTTCCTCCCCCCATATACCCATGTTAGCCAAACCGCTACGAGGCTCAGTCTCTGGTTCAGTTCTCAAGCCTTCTGCAATGAACTCTGGTTCTCCTAGACACCAGGACTCGTCCTCTGGGTCGACCCAGGGCCTGAGCACTCTCACTGGGGCAGCTGGGGAGATGATTGAGGGTCTGACCTCAGAGGATTTGCTGAAGCCTGGAGGAACTGAGGGGCCTTTTGGGGACTTGactccctcctcccccattGGGATGAACTCTGACCTAGACCTGATGGCAGCTCATGACCTGGGAGCGGACACTAAAGAAGAGGCTACAG ATGTGTTCTGGCCCACCTCTTCAACTCAGTGCCTGGGCAGCGAACCaacagaggagaagaggaaaatTGAAGAGTTTGTGGCTAGTATCG ATCTGGGCCAGCTCCGGAGTCTCCAGTCAGTTCTACACCAGGTTCTCTCCTTCCGtataaaaacagagagaggggaggagaggacaggggaggagaggacaggggaggCAAGAAGAGGGGttacagaggagagaagggaggagaggagaggggaggtccATGGGGCTAGACCTCCCAGACCAGGTTATCACCCTCCAACCCAACCTTCATGGCAACCCAACCTCCCCGAGACCCACCCCTTGTCCCTACAGCAGCCTAATCCCCATCACCCAAGGACTCAGCCTCATCCCCATCACCCTGAGACTCACCCCTTGTCCCTACAGCAGCCTCATCCCCATCACCCGAGGACCCAGCCTCATCCCCATCACCCTGAGACCCACCCCTTGTCCCTACAGCAGCCTCACCCCCATCACCAGAGGACCCAGCCTCATCCCCATCACCAGAGGACCCAGCCTCATCCCCATCACCCTGAGACCCAGCCTCATCCACAGCTGTTCCAGCTCCAGTCCCAGCAGACACTCAACCCCCAGCCTGAGGCTGCGCGGTGGCGTGGCCGGCATAGGGAGCAACAGCATGGTCAGCAGGAGCTCTACCCCGGGTCAGGggtcctcctgtcctccctgcAGCTGGCCGCTATGTTCCAGGAGGCCAGGGGGAACTGTATGAGGCTCTTCCATCTCCTGTTCGAACACTTCTTTACAGAGGAGGACCTCATTGGCGCGGTGGCCTTTGGCAGGAGGGGGAAGGTACCCGACGGCAAGAAGGTTCTGGACCGCAGGACGGTGGATGCAATCATAG CTTACGTGCTTCACTGCTCGGCCCTGGACGGATGGACGTCGGTGGAGTCGTCTAAACTGAAGAAAGCATGCATCAATAAGTGCAGGTTGAGGATGTGTCAAAGGAGGAAGATGGCAGAGAATCATTATTATATGTCCTGA